Proteins co-encoded in one Cynocephalus volans isolate mCynVol1 chromosome 11, mCynVol1.pri, whole genome shotgun sequence genomic window:
- the G0S2 gene encoding G0/G1 switch protein 2 — translation METVQELIPLAREMVAQRPKGKLVKLYVLGSVLALFGVVLGLVETVCSPFTAASRLRDEEAAVAELQAARRRQALGTRAPPEKRKQREAVLGARDPSLRPPAS, via the coding sequence ATGGAGACGGTCCAGGAGCTGATTCCTCTGGCCAGGGAGATGGTGGCCCAGAGGCCCAAGGGGAAGCTGGTGAAGCTGTACGTGCTGGGCAGCGTGCTGGCGCTCTTCGGCGTGGTGCTCGGCCTGGTGGAGACCGTGTGCAGCCCCTTCACGGCCGCCAGCCGGCTGCGGGACGAGGAGGCCGCCGTGGCCGAGCTGCAGGCCGCCCGGCGGCGCCAGGCCCTCGGGACGCGAGCCCCGCCGGAGAAGCGCAAGCAGCGTGAGGCCGTCCTCGGCGCCCGGGACCCGTCCCTCCGGCCCCCCGCCTCCTAG